One segment of Mycoplasma sp. E35C DNA contains the following:
- a CDS encoding MFS transporter, whose protein sequence is MINLFKSSRLSREQKLEKINKLTDRQLIVSWGIILFAYFLFIVNWYLIDNLAGNYQYHNNEDGKQWLGWSQSFFFKNPGAIATAATNWSITLFRGVGSFFAGWFIGKLGHRKTVLTMIGLMAFSFPFIVVAYPFGGNNALVLSESNIFYENNGTLINGIGSKAQGSLTTLTALGYSLFIIFRTLLAVGGTALISYTQPVIAKLSTINKKAKISQINPFGFNMGAAFPFLLFAFSLKFKADASKDWYIVCAIFIGFIVAAWLGYFFFGKEVVLPKEKHTTLETNLTLKQCIKDKNVIRLFLMFGSWLLAVVWFLSGTYAGIVNASPHNYFDASKNEAITQLSATYTSLTSAAFVLGLFLGLFLLNPFNKTRYQRKWYLITMYTLGMIFIVASFAFGYSGRTNNPALAALQIICSFFAGAFLWGIQSTILLIPHEFKGSSPAKVGTQFGVIWGVGYILYTVYDIVLSIVSQGAELANVSFDASAGQLNPAHVSAFVLFVVLSFLFVLFALKLPQSGRVINGEWTPLTDKWPFMSFNFYKGDIFK, encoded by the coding sequence ATGATAAATCTTTTTAAATCCTCGCGACTAAGTCGTGAACAAAAATTAGAGAAGATTAACAAATTAACAGATCGTCAACTAATTGTTTCATGAGGTATCATTTTATTTGCATACTTCTTGTTCATAGTTAACTGATACTTAATTGATAATCTTGCTGGTAATTACCAATACCATAATAATGAAGATGGTAAACAATGGTTGGGTTGATCACAATCTTTCTTCTTTAAAAACCCAGGGGCTATTGCAACTGCGGCAACCAACTGATCAATCACACTATTCCGTGGTGTTGGATCATTCTTTGCTGGATGATTCATTGGTAAGTTAGGACACAGAAAAACCGTTTTAACAATGATTGGTTTAATGGCCTTCTCATTCCCATTCATCGTTGTTGCATATCCATTTGGTGGTAATAATGCATTAGTGTTATCTGAATCAAATATTTTTTATGAAAATAACGGAACACTAATCAACGGTATTGGTTCTAAAGCACAAGGTTCACTAACTACCTTAACAGCCTTAGGATACAGCTTATTTATTATTTTTAGAACATTATTAGCAGTTGGTGGAACAGCTTTAATCAGCTACACTCAACCAGTAATTGCTAAATTATCAACAATTAACAAGAAAGCTAAAATTAGCCAAATCAATCCATTTGGTTTCAACATGGGTGCTGCATTCCCATTCTTATTATTTGCTTTCAGTCTTAAATTTAAAGCAGATGCATCAAAAGATTGATACATCGTATGTGCAATCTTTATTGGTTTCATTGTAGCTGCTTGATTAGGTTACTTCTTCTTTGGTAAAGAAGTAGTTCTTCCAAAAGAAAAACACACTACACTAGAAACAAACCTAACATTAAAACAATGTATTAAAGATAAGAATGTAATTAGACTATTCTTAATGTTTGGTTCTTGATTATTAGCTGTTGTATGATTCTTATCTGGAACATATGCTGGTATTGTTAATGCTTCTCCGCACAATTATTTCGATGCCTCTAAAAATGAAGCAATTACCCAACTATCTGCAACATACACCAGTCTAACTAGTGCAGCGTTTGTATTAGGATTATTCCTTGGATTATTCTTATTAAATCCATTTAACAAAACCAGATACCAACGTAAGTGATACTTAATAACAATGTATACATTAGGTATGATCTTCATTGTTGCTTCATTTGCTTTTGGTTACTCTGGAAGAACAAACAATCCAGCATTAGCAGCTTTACAAATCATCTGTTCATTCTTTGCTGGTGCATTCTTATGAGGTATTCAATCAACAATCTTATTAATTCCTCACGAATTTAAAGGATCATCACCTGCTAAGGTTGGAACTCAATTCGGTGTAATCTGAGGTGTTGGTTATATCTTATACACAGTATATGACATTGTGTTATCAATCGTTTCACAAGGTGCTGAATTAGCTAATGTTAGCTTTGACGCAAGCGCTGGTCAATTAAACCCTGCTCACGTTTCAGCATTCGTTCTATTTGTTGTTCTTTCATTCTTATTTGTATTATTCGCTCTTAAATTACCTCAATCAGGTCGTGTAATTAATGGTGAATGAACTCCTTTAACAGATAAATGACCGTTCATGTCATTTAACTTCTACAAAGGTGACATCTTCAAATAA
- the mnmG gene encoding tRNA uridine-5-carboxymethylaminomethyl(34) synthesis enzyme MnmG — protein sequence MAKIVVVGAGHAGLEAAFILAKLNNQVLLCVLDENYLGNCPCNPSVGGPAKGIVTREIDALGGMQALAADNTALQRKILNSSKGPGVQCLRFQIDKVRYKKWFLNEIKKNKNIELIQGEVTDLTINNNQVVGVVLNNDQKIDCDAAIITTGTYLKSLTFNGKNVNNEGPEGFKNANKLSDCFKRLGFELIRLKTGTPPRIKKDSIDYSNLQLEPGNGIDLYFSHWSKNQFINYELPCYLIHTNEAIHKIINENLELSAMYSGNITGVGPRYCPSIEDKIVRFSDKSRHQVFIEPESLELDTVYLSGFSSSLDSKIQDQIIRLLPGLKNAEVIKYGYAIEYDAINPIQLYPTLESKKINNLYFAGQINGTSGYEEAAGQGLMAGINAHLKLSNKEPLILSRDESYIGVMIDDIVTKGITDPYRLLTSRAEYRLLLRNDNALERLIKKGYEIGTISEEQYNSYLNKHQLKEELINFLKQKKIGMYPVLRTDTNNTNFSLYDYLKRPEIKLEQLLKNIEFDYSKYDFDLLKNIEITVKYEGYINKEIRIVESLKNLEKIKIPNDIIYEKVQNLSIEAIDKFNKIRPLDLAQAKRISGINLADIISLKTHLEQNA from the coding sequence ATGGCAAAAATAGTAGTAGTTGGAGCAGGACATGCTGGTTTAGAGGCTGCTTTTATCTTGGCAAAACTAAACAATCAGGTCTTGCTATGTGTGCTTGATGAAAATTATTTAGGGAATTGTCCTTGCAACCCTTCAGTAGGTGGTCCTGCTAAAGGGATTGTTACTAGAGAAATTGATGCATTAGGCGGAATGCAAGCGCTTGCTGCTGATAATACAGCTTTGCAAAGAAAGATTTTGAACTCTTCAAAAGGTCCTGGGGTTCAATGTTTAAGATTTCAAATTGACAAGGTTCGATATAAAAAATGATTTTTAAATGAAATTAAGAAAAATAAAAATATTGAGCTAATTCAAGGTGAAGTTACAGATCTAACAATCAACAATAATCAAGTTGTTGGAGTTGTTTTAAATAATGATCAAAAAATTGATTGTGATGCTGCAATAATTACTACTGGAACTTATTTAAAATCTTTAACATTTAACGGTAAAAACGTTAATAATGAAGGTCCTGAAGGTTTTAAAAATGCTAATAAATTATCTGATTGTTTTAAGCGTTTAGGTTTTGAATTAATTAGACTAAAAACAGGCACTCCACCAAGAATAAAAAAAGATTCAATTGATTATTCAAATTTACAACTAGAACCTGGTAATGGAATTGATCTTTATTTTTCACATTGATCAAAAAATCAGTTTATTAACTACGAATTACCATGTTATTTAATTCATACAAACGAAGCCATCCATAAAATTATTAATGAAAATCTAGAACTATCAGCCATGTATTCAGGAAATATTACAGGTGTTGGTCCTAGATATTGTCCAAGCATTGAAGATAAGATTGTTCGTTTTTCAGATAAATCACGTCATCAAGTATTTATTGAACCCGAATCATTAGAATTAGATACAGTTTATTTAAGTGGTTTTTCTAGTTCGTTAGATAGTAAGATTCAAGATCAAATCATTCGTTTATTACCTGGATTAAAAAACGCAGAAGTTATTAAATATGGTTATGCAATTGAATATGATGCAATTAATCCAATTCAGCTTTATCCAACATTAGAATCTAAGAAAATTAATAACTTGTATTTTGCAGGCCAAATTAACGGAACTAGCGGATATGAAGAAGCTGCAGGTCAAGGATTAATGGCTGGAATTAATGCTCATTTAAAATTGAGTAATAAAGAACCTTTGATTTTATCTCGTGATGAATCTTACATTGGTGTAATGATTGATGATATTGTCACCAAAGGCATAACTGATCCTTATCGTTTATTAACATCAAGAGCTGAATATCGTTTATTATTAAGAAACGATAACGCATTGGAACGTTTAATTAAAAAAGGATATGAAATTGGCACAATTTCTGAAGAGCAATATAATTCTTATTTAAATAAACATCAATTAAAAGAAGAATTAATTAATTTTTTAAAGCAAAAGAAAATTGGTATGTATCCAGTTTTAAGAACTGATACTAATAATACAAATTTCTCTTTATATGATTATTTAAAACGACCAGAAATCAAATTAGAACAGTTATTGAAAAATATTGAATTCGATTATTCTAAATACGATTTTGATTTATTAAAAAATATCGAAATTACCGTAAAATATGAAGGATATATCAATAAAGAAATTAGAATTGTTGAGTCTTTAAAGAATTTAGAAAAGATCAAAATTCCAAACGATATTATTTATGAAAAAGTTCAAAATTTATCAATTGAAGCAATTGATAAATTTAACAAAATCAGACCATTAGATTTAGCACAAGCTAAAAGAATTAGTGGTATTAATTTAGCTGATATTATTTCATTAAAAACTCATTTAGAACAAAATGCTTAA
- the rsmG gene encoding 16S rRNA (guanine(527)-N(7))-methyltransferase RsmG — protein sequence MLNELNKQLELLKIDLSDDQKNKISIFLEQIAVNNQLFNLTGYKTKELIVSMLGIKSILLANSLKDEFLNQNLKVIDIGTGAGIPGIIIKILYPNLDITLLDSNNKKINFINEVIKLLDLKTTEAISFRVEDKAFLNQYQNKFDFAFSQAVSNIAVLNELSVKLLKIHGKIIHFKSKNFQTEIDFAQPYLNDLGLTYNKLVEFVFNDYFLVNVFYNKNTETSDKYPREWSKIKKELIKDAKH from the coding sequence ATGCTTAACGAATTAAATAAACAACTAGAATTGTTAAAAATAGATTTATCTGATGATCAAAAAAACAAAATAAGTATTTTTTTAGAACAGATTGCAGTTAATAATCAATTATTTAACCTAACTGGCTATAAAACTAAGGAATTAATTGTTAGTATGCTTGGAATTAAAAGCATTTTATTGGCTAACAGTTTAAAAGATGAGTTTTTAAATCAGAATTTAAAAGTAATCGATATTGGAACTGGTGCTGGTATCCCTGGAATTATCATTAAAATCCTTTATCCAAATTTAGATATAACTTTATTAGATTCAAATAATAAAAAAATTAATTTTATTAACGAAGTGATTAAGTTATTAGATCTAAAAACAACAGAAGCAATTTCATTTAGAGTAGAAGATAAAGCGTTTTTAAATCAATATCAAAATAAATTCGATTTCGCTTTTTCACAAGCAGTTTCTAACATTGCTGTTTTAAATGAATTATCTGTAAAATTATTAAAAATACACGGTAAAATCATACATTTTAAGTCAAAGAATTTTCAAACAGAAATTGATTTTGCACAACCTTATTTAAATGACTTGGGTTTAACTTATAATAAGTTGGTTGAATTTGTATTTAATGATTATTTTTTAGTTAATGTTTTTTATAATAAAAATACGGAAACTTCAGATAAATATCCAAGAGAATGAAGCAAAATTAAAAAAGAATTAATTAAAGATGCAAAGCACTAA
- a CDS encoding AAA family ATPase, translating to MQSTKFISVTSTIKNSGKTSTALGLVISLVTDGYKVLYLSVDNKFNFLPREKEDHNLVRDYILKKVTLKRATRHFYSFYPFDILDIDVENVKWLLQLTEKQQATLISKTLKEIAYERYHYVVIDINYKDKPLHNAIINMSDHVFYTINVKRYEEKVTQHEINSFFSLINKKDHVKLLITQFNKFMVDHHKFIENLKYIYDGFLLDHQIETSRAMRNRIDHAYNFTRVDKLCKPIKNFLLKS from the coding sequence ATGCAAAGCACTAAATTCATATCAGTAACATCTACAATTAAAAACTCAGGCAAAACTTCAACTGCTTTAGGTTTAGTTATTTCTTTAGTTACTGATGGATATAAGGTTTTATATTTATCTGTTGATAATAAATTTAACTTTTTACCACGAGAAAAAGAAGATCATAATCTAGTTAGAGACTATATCTTAAAAAAAGTTACATTAAAAAGAGCAACAAGACATTTTTATTCTTTTTATCCTTTTGATATTTTAGATATTGATGTTGAAAATGTTAAATGACTTTTACAATTAACAGAAAAACAACAAGCTACTTTAATATCTAAAACATTAAAAGAAATTGCATATGAGCGTTATCATTATGTAGTAATTGATATTAACTATAAAGACAAGCCGCTTCATAATGCAATTATTAATATGTCTGATCATGTGTTTTACACAATCAATGTTAAACGCTATGAAGAAAAAGTTACACAACACGAAATTAACTCTTTTTTCTCGTTAATTAATAAAAAAGATCATGTTAAATTATTAATTACTCAATTCAATAAATTTATGGTTGATCATCATAAATTCATTGAAAACTTAAAATACATTTATGATGGTTTTTTATTAGACCACCAAATAGAAACATCAAGAGCAATGCGAAATCGCATTGATCATGCATATAACTTTACAAGAGTTGATAAGTTGTGCAAGCCAATTAAGAATTTTTTATTAAAGAGTTAA
- a CDS encoding DNA methyltransferase — protein MHWFNFADLPYNMNLDKPLMRYEGTKFSGMNDEWDKYNSLEQYDNEVKTWLKECLIILKDNGSLCVIGSFQNVHRLGYIL, from the coding sequence TTGCATTGATTTAATTTTGCAGACCTTCCTTATAATATGAATTTAGATAAACCTCTCATGAGATATGAAGGCACTAAATTCAGCGGTATGAATGATGAATGAGATAAATACAATTCATTAGAACAGTATGATAATGAAGTTAAAACATGGCTTAAAGAATGTTTAATAATCCTTAAGGATAATGGCTCATTATGTGTAATTGGTTCATTTCAAAACGTTCATAGACTTGGTTATATTCTTTAA